One Ahaetulla prasina isolate Xishuangbanna chromosome 1, ASM2864084v1, whole genome shotgun sequence DNA window includes the following coding sequences:
- the RDH14 gene encoding retinol dehydrogenase 14: MAAAGILLAAALGGGLLFIVRCFSSVARKIALKMPAGGPMEGKTAIITGANSGLGRATAAELLRQGARVIMACRDCGRAEEAARELRAEVGLCSRGGGECRGELVVHELDLASLRSVHSFCQQVLQEEPRLDVLINNAGIFQCPYMKTEDGFEMQFGVNHLGHFLLTNLLLGLLKSSAPSRIVVVSSKLYKYGEINFDDLNSELSYNKSFAYSRSKLANILFTRELARRIQNTGVTVNVLHPGIVRTNLGRYIHIPLLAKPLFNLVSWAFFKSPSEGAQTIVYLSASPEVEGVSGKYFGDCKEEQLLPKAADDLVARKLWDISEVMVGLLK, encoded by the exons ATGGCCGCGGCCGGGATCCTCCTGGCCGCCGCTCTGGGGGGCGGGTTGCTCTTCATCGTGCGCTGCTTCTCTTCCGTGGCCAGAAAAATCGCGCTGAAGATGCCGGCCGGCGGCCCGATGGAAGGCAAGACTGCCATCATCACCGGGGCCAACAGCGGCTTGGGGCGGGCCACGGCGGCCGAGCTGCTACGGCAAGGCGCGAGGGTCATCATGGCCTGCCGGGACTGCGGCCGCGCGGAGGAAGCCGCCCGCGAGCTCCGCGCCGAAGTGGGCCTCTGCTCGCGCGGGGGGGGCGAGTGCCGCGGGGAGCTGGTGGTGCACGAGCTCGACCTGGCTTCGCTCCGCTCCGTGCACAGCTTCTGCCAGCAGGTGCTGCAG GAAGAGCCAAGGTTGGATGTCCTGATCAACAATGCTGGGATATTCCAGTGTCCTTATATGAAGACTGAGGATGGTTTTGAGATGCAGTTTGGCGTCAATCACTTAGGTCACTTTTTGCTCACAAATCTTCTCCTTGGTCTTCTAAAAAGTTCTGCTCCCAGCAGGATTGTAGTGGTATCCTCCAAGCTTTACAAATATGGAGAAATCAACTTTGATGACTTAAATAGTGAACTAAGTTATAACAAAAGCTTTGCCTATAGTCGAAGTAAACTGGCCAACATACTGTTTACCAGGGAGTTAGCCCGACGCATACAAAACACAGGTGTCACTGTGAACGTATTACATCCTGGTATTGTCAGAACAAATCTAGGTAGGTATATACATATTCCTTTATTAGCCAAGCCCCTTTTCAATTTGGTATCTTGGGCATTCTTCAAGTCTCCATCAGAAGGAGCTCAGACCATTGTTTATCTGTCGGCTTCTCCTGAAGTAGAGGGTGTATCTGGGAAATACTTTGGAGACTGCAAGGAGGAGCAGTTGTTGCCCAAGGCCGCGGATGACTTGGTTGCAAGAAAATTGTGGGATATCAGTGAAGTGATGGTGGGGTTATTAAAATAA